Within Desulfolithobacter dissulfuricans, the genomic segment GAGGTTTGTCCATGAAAATTCGTCCATTGAATGACCGCATCCTGGTCAAGAGATTGGAAGGAGAAGAGAAAACCGCTGGTGGAATCATCATTCCCGATTCCGCCAAGGAAAAACCGGCCGAGGGCGAGGTTATCGCTGTAGGTCCCGGAAAGCTTGGTGACAATGGCGAGCGCGTGGCCATTGATGTCAAGGTGGGTGACCGGGTTCTGTTTTCCAAGTACGGCGGCACCGATGTCAAACTGGACGGCGAAGATTACCTCATCCTGCGTGAGGATGACATTCTCGGTGTTGTTGAAAACTAAGGACGATAACTACTGCTTATAAAAAGGAGAAAAGGATATGGCTGCAAAAGAGTTGAAATACAGCGCAAAAGCCCGCGAGGCTATGCTTGCAGGTGTCAACACCCTGGCAGATGCTGTCAAGGTTACCCTTGGTCCCAAGGGTCGCAATGTGCTGATTGAAAAATCCTTTGGCGCACCCGTCATCACCAAGGACGGCGTGACCGTTGCCAAGGAAATTGAGATCAAGGATAAGTTTGAGAACATGGGCGCCCAGATGGTCAAGGAAGTCGCTTCCAAGACCTCGGACGTTGCCGGTGACGGCACCACCACCGCCACCGTGCTGGCCCAGGCCATCTACAAGGAAGGCGCCAAGCTGGTTGCCGCCGGCTCCAACCCCATGGAGATCAAGCGCGGTATCGACAAGGCCGTGGACGCCGTTGTCGCAGAACTGGCCAATATCGCCAAGCCGACCAAGGAGCAGAAGGAAATCGCCCAGGTCGGTACTATTTCTGCCAACAACGACGAGACCATCGGCAACATCATTGCCGAGGCCATGGACAAGGTCGGCAAGGAAGGCGTCATCACCGTCGAGGAAGCCAAATCCATGGATACCTCGCTGGACGTGGTCGAGGGTATGCAGTTTGACCGCGGCTACCTGTCGCCCTACTTTGTGACCGATGCCGAGCGCATGGAGGTCAACATGGAGGATCCGCTGATCCTCATCAACGAGAAGAAGATCTCCAACATGAAGGACCTGCTGCCGATCCTCGAGTCGGTGGCCAAGATGGGCAAGCCGCTCGTCATCATCGCCGAAGACGTGGACGGCGAGGCCCTGGCAACTCTGGTTGTCAACAAACTGCGCGGTACCCTGAACGTTGCCGCGGTCAAGGCTCCCGGCTTTGGCGATCGCCGCAAGGCCATGCTTGAGGATATCGCCATCCTCACCGGCGGCCAGGTCATCACCGAGGATCTCGGTATCAAGCTCGAGAACGCCACCGTTAACGACCTTGGTTCGGCCAAGCGAGTGGTCATCGACAAGGACAACACCACCATCGTTGACGGTGCCGGAGACAAGGAGAAGATCGAAGCCCGCGTCAAGCAGATCCGGGCCCAGATCGAGGAGACCACCTCGGACTATGACCGTGAGAAGCTGCAGGAGCGCCTGGCCAAGCTGATCGGCGGTGTGGCTGTTATCAACGTTGGTGCTGCCACCGAGGTTGAGATGAAAGAGAAGAAGGCCCGCGTCGAGGACGCCCTGAACGCCACCCGCGCCGCAGTTGAAGAGGGCATCGTTCCCGGCGGTGGCGTGGCTTACCTGCGCTGCCTCAAGGCTCTGGAAGCCCTCGAACTGCCGGCTGAGCAGGAGCTGGGCAAAAAGATCATTGCCCGGGCCCTGGAAGAGCCGGTTCGCCAGATCGCAGCCAACGCAGGTCAGGAAGGCTCTGTCATTGTCGAGAAGGTCAAGGAACTCGACGGCCCCAACGGCTTCAACGCCGCCACCGAAGAGTACACCGATCTGCTGGAGGCTGGTGTCATCGATCCGGCCAAGGTTACCCGTACTGCCCTGCAGAACGCAGCTTCTGTATCTGGCATGCTGCTGACCACCGAGTGCATGATCGCCGATGAGCCGGAAGAAGAAGGCGCCGGCGGCGGCGGAATGCCTGCGGGCGGCATGGGCGGCATGGGCGGCATGGGCGGCATGATGTAACATGACCGACCAGCTTATGCTGTGATTTCCAGTCCTTTTCCTGCCCCTGCGGCGGGAAAAGGACTTTTGTCTCCAGGGAACCGGTAAAATGCACGGTTTCCTGTTGACAAACTCTGAAAAATTTTGAATATTGGCACGGTTTCAATATACCGCTGCAAATACATGGCGATGTAGCTCAGCAGGTTAGAGCATACGGCTCATATCCGTAGTGTCCGGGGTTCAAGTCCCTGCATCGCCACCAGATATACCCGGCCAGGCCGGTTTCCATAAAACCCCGAGTCCTTGTGGACCCGGGGTTTTTCTTTTTCCTCTGTTTTCCAATAAAACAGCCTGGCTGAACCACTCCGCAGTATGCTCCAGCCAGGCCGGTTGACAGAGATACCGTTATCCGCAACTCCATATCAGAGTATCCAGACACACTGGCTTTTTTCATGGTCCACTCCCCACTCTGAAAAAATCGCAAAACCCGGGGTACTTCACAGACCAAGGGCCACTTCTTGCCTCATCTTCCTTCCTCAGTCTGCTTTTTTCTTTACGTTTCATTTACTTTTTGCTATTTCCCTGCCTAACGTTCGTTAAGGACAATTGTTCCAGCTGGACAAAAAGGAGATGGAAACATGTCAACCATACGGGTTTGCCGCATTTTTCTTTTTTTCGCTGTGTTCTGGACAGCGAGCAGTGGTTGCCTGGCTGGCACGGGCGGAAAAGGGACCGTGGTAACAGTTGCCCCGGTTATCCGCGACACTGTGGTTATCACCGAAGAGTCCATGGGATGGATCGAGGCGGAAACCAGCCCGGCAGTGGCTGCGGAAGTGGCTGGTAAAATAGAAAATATCTTTGCTGATACCGGTCAGACAGTGCAGGCCGGCACCCTCCTGGCCTCCATCGACAATACGCGGCAGAAGCTTGAAATAAAAGCCCTGAAGGCAGAGATTGGCCGGCTCAAGGCTCTGATCACGAACCAGGAACGGACTGTTAAACGCTACCGCAACCTGTTGGCAAAAAACTCCATTTCCCGGAACAGGTTGATAACGCGGAGGTACAACTTGTAGCGCTTCGCAAGCAGCTTGAAGCTGCCCATGCCCGTCTGGCCGACAGCGGACGCCGTCTTGGCAAGACCTCGGTGGTTGCCCCGGTAGATGGCAGAATCGAAAAACGGTTTGTCTCGACAGGTGATTTTGTCGATACAGGAACCCCTCTCTTTCGGATGGTGGCAACTCAGAAGCTGCGTATCGTGCTGCCTTTTCCTGAAAATGCCGCGGCCAGGCTCACGGTCGGACAACAGGTTACATTGACTTCACCCCTGACTCCCGGCCGCCTGGTCGAAGCTGGAATCGATCAGATACGCCCGGCAATAACTCCACGAAGCCGGGCGGTGGAAATTCTTATCTATATTGACAATCCTGGCGGGTGGCGGCCCGGAGGTACCGTCAACGGAACGGTCATCATCGACAGACACGAACATGCCCTGCTGGTTCCTGCCCAGGCTGTGGTCAGACGCCCGGCCGGGGAGGTTGTTTATCAGGTTGTGGACAATACTGCCCGCCAGATCCAGGTGACCACTGGACAGCACCAGGGCAATCTTGTGGAGATAGTCAGCGGCCTGTCCGGAAACGAGCGGATCGCTGTTGACGGGGCAGGCTTTCTTACCAATGGCGCCACGGTTTACGAGAAACAGGTACACCGAAACCAAAAAAATGAATCTTCCTGAACTCTCTATCAGACGCCATGTTCTGGCCACCATGCTCAGCGCGGTGATCATCCTCTTTGGCCTGGTGAGCTATAACCGCATTGGTGTGGACGAATATCCGGAGATCGATTTCCCGATGATCTCCATCACCACCACCATGATCGGCGCCGATCCGGATATCATCGATACCACGGTCACCAATGTCATCGAAACCGCGGTCAACTCGACGCCCGGTATCGAGCATATCACTTCCCGCTCCGCGCCCGGAGTTTCCGTGGTTGTTATCAAGTTCGAGTTGAGTCGGGATGTGGACGTGGCCTTTAACGAGGTCCAGGCCAAGGTCAACCAGTCCCTGCGTGACCTGCCAAAAGAGGCTGATCCGCCGGTGGTTGCCAAGGTTGAGGTCGGCGCCGCGCCGGTGATGTGGCTGGCCCTGCTGGGTGACCGCACCCTGCAGCAGCTCAACCAGTATGCCCGCAATACAGTCAAGAAACAGCTGGAATCCATCGATGGCGTGGGCGAGGTCAGAATCGGTGGTAAGCGTGATCGCACCATTCGGGTCAATCTGCACCCGGAGGCCATGGCCGGCCTGTCCATAACCATCGGTGACGTCATCCGCGCCTTTCAGATCAACCACATTCAGCTCCCGGGCGGTTATCTCGTGGGCGGCATGACAGAAGACCTCATCAAGCTCAATCTGGAATTCCACAGAGTCGAGGACATTGGTGATCTGATCATTGCCTACCGGGAAGGAGCCGCCATCCGTCTGGACCAGATCGCCACGATTACAGACGGCCTGGAAGACAAACGCAAGCTGGCCCAGTTCAACGACCAGCCCTGCGTCAGCCTGGGCATTGTCAAGGTAACCGGTTCCAATACCGTGGCCATTGTCAGGGCGGTCAAGGAAAAGCTGGACCATGAGATCTCTCCCCAGCTGCCGCCGGGATTGCGTATAGAGATTGCCTCAGACGACTCCAACTTCATAGAGGAATCGGTGAACGCCCTGAAAGAACATATCATCCTGGGCACCCTGTTTGCGGCCCTGGTCGTCTTTGCGTTTCTCCAGTCCTTCCGTTCCACCCTGATCATCTCGGTTGCTATCCCTGTTTCCCTGCTGGGAGCAGTGATGGTGATGTATTTTTCCGGTTATACGTTCAACAAGATGACCCTGCTGGCCCTGCTCCTGCTCATCGGTGTAGTGGTGGACGATGCCATTGTGGTTCTGGAAAATATTTTCCGGATCCGGGAAGAAAACCCTGCCATGGATCCGCACAAAGCCGCTCTCATTGGTACCAATCAGGTGGCCTTTGCGGTGCTTGCCGCCACTTTTTCCCTGGCCTGCATCTTTGCACCGGTCATCTTCATGGGGGGCATAATCGGGCGTTTCTTCACTGCCTTTGCCGTGGTGGTCACGGTTGGCGTGCTGACCTCTCTGTTCATAGCGATCAGCCTCACACCCATGCTCTGCTCCCGTTTTCTGCGCATTGCCACCAGACGAGGACGGCTCCATGGTCTGCTGGAATCCTTTTTCCAGACCATGGAACGGGGTTATGCAGCCACATTGCGTTTTGCCCTGCGTTTTCGCTGGACAGTGGTTCTTCTCACCGTTGTGGTAGTCGCCCTCCTCTTCCCCCTGTTTGGCAAAATCGGAAAAAGTTTCATGCCCAATGAGGACAAGGGCCATTTTCTCATTACCCTGAAAACCCCGCTGGGCTCATCCATCGAGTATACCAGCGACCGCCTTGCCGAAGTCGAGAAGGTGCTGCAGACCCATCCCCACGAAATTGCCTCCTACCTTTCATCCATCGGCACCGATGCCACCGGGCAGGTGTCCAGGGGAGAAATTTCGGTACGGATGAACCCCCGCTCGGAACGTACGCTGAAACAGTATGAATTCATTGATATCCTGCGTAAGGAACTGGCTGCGATTCCAGGGGTCCTGGCCTTTCCCGCACCCGTATCCGTGGTGGGCGGCATGCGGGGAGAGCCGCTGCAGTTCAACCTGACCGGACCGGAACTGGGCCGGGTCGCGGAACTGGCCCACAGGTTGAACCGGAAACTGGCAGCGGATCCGGACCTCGGCACCATTGACCTGGATCTGCAGCTCAACCTGCCCCAGGTCAAACTGGTGATTGACCGCACCAGGGCGGCTGACCTCGGGTTATCCGCGCTTGATGTGGCCCTGGCAGTCAATGTTCTGGCTGGCGGCTATGACGTGGCAAAATACAATGATGAGCCCGGCGATGGCGAACGCTATGACATCCGGTTGAAAACGGCTGCCGGAACTATCAATACGCCACAGGATCTGCGTCGTATCTATCTGCGGAGCAGAAGCGGCGAGCTGGTCCGGCTCGACACGGTGGCCCATCTGGAAAAAGTGGTGGGCCCGGCGGTGATTTCCAGGTACGATCTGCAGTACGCGGCGGAATTTTTTGCCACCCCGGCGGTTCCCCTGGGCACGGCTGTGAACAAGGTCAAAACAGCGGCCAGGGACCTGCTGCCCCTGGGGTATCAGATCAAAATGACGGGCCGGGCCGAGGAATTCGGCAAGACCGTGCATTATATCAGTTTTACCTTTCTCATGGCCGTTATCCTGGTGTATATGGTCCTGGCCAGCCAGTTCAACTCGTTCATCCAGCCCCTGATCATCATGGTGGCCCAGCCCCTGGCCATTGTCGGCGGGATTGGCGGCCTGTATCTTTTCCACCACGGCCTCAATATCTTTTCCATGGTCGGCCTGGTGCTGCTCATGGGCCTGGTGGCGAAAAACTCCATACTCCTGGTGGATCTCACCAACCAGTTCCGGGCCGAAGGCAAGTCCATCCTTGAGGCCCTGAGCACGGCCTGTCCGCTGCGGCTGCGGCCGGTTCTCATGACCTCCTTTACCGTCATCCTGGCCATGCTGCCGGCAGCGCTTGGCTATGGCGCAGGCGCCGATACCAACGGTCCGCTGGCTGTGGCGGTTATCGGTGGTATGCTCAGCTCCACCATGCTCACCCTGGTGGTGGTTCCAGCGGTCTATTCCCTGGTTGAAAACGGCCTGCTGCGGCTGCGAAACCGGTGGACAAAACAAGGCTGATTTTTAAAGCAACCAGACAGATGGCAACTACTCATGAAACCTGATCTGCCAGTGTAACCCATGTTCTCTCCGCACCCATGTACCCATGTCTGACTCTTCCTGTTTTCGTCTGCAACTGACTGTCTTTGCGCTGGTGTCTGCTTCGTTTACGAACATATACATCACCCAGCCGGTGTTACCTGTGCTGCAGACCGAATTTGGTGCTGACATGGTAACAGTTTCCTTCACAGTGTCCGCTGTCATCCTCGGCATAGCCCTGTCCAATCTGCCTTTCGGTATTCTGGCAGACCGGTTGCCGATAAAGCCCATTATTCTCACCGGCGGTGTTCTGGTGGCGTTAAATGGCATCATCTGTGCCATCACCCATAATCTCTGGATTTTAATTGGCGCCCGATTTCTCCAGGGTGTTTTTCTCCCTGCTTTGACAACCTGCCTTGCGGCGTATCTGGCAAAGACCATTCCCGATTCAAGGCTGACCGTTGTCATGGGATCCTATGTGTCGGCAACGGTGCTCGGTGGCATGGGAGGGCGCCTGCTTGGCGGCTGGATTCACCCGCCCCTGCACTGGCGCTATGCATTTGTCTCTGCAGCAGCACTCATCCTCGTTGCAACATTTACTGCTCTGCGGACACTGCCGGCCACTGAGACCGGCAGAGGCCGACAACAGGAAACCACCGGGTTTGCAGCTTTATTAAAACGTCGGGAGATCCTGCTTATCTATTTCTGTGCATCAGGCAGCTTTGCAATTTTTTCCTCGGTTTTTAACTATCTGCCGTTCCGGTTGAGCACAGAACCTTTTCATTTTTCCACCCAGTCAACGACCATGCTGTATCTTGTCTATATCATGGGCATCTTTATGGGGCCAACAGCCGGCAAAATCAGCAACCGCTTCGGCAGCGGCAACACTCTGATCGCAGGCAGTATTCTCCTGGGGATTTCATTGCTCCTCATTTTGCTGCCTTCTGTTCCTGCGGTGGTGACCGCCCTGCTTGGAATCTGTGCCGGCTTTTTTACCGTCCATGCTGCCGCTGTCGGTTCTCTGAACCGCAAGCTGACCAGTGGCCAGGGAAGGGCCAACGCTCTCTATGTTCTGTTTTATTATATGGGCGGATGGCTTGGCATTACCGGCGCCGGGTTCGCGTATAAACACGGCGGCTGGAGCTTTGTGGTGTATATCTGTCTGGTTCTCCTGCTCATTCCCTTAAGCGCCGGTATGGGTGAGCGGAAGATGAATAACGCGCAGGAAGCATCCGCACACACTGGATGCACATAAACATCGCCCTGAAATCCTGTAATAATGAGTGCTGGTAAACAAAAAACAAAAGCGGAAATACTGGATATCGTCATTCCCCTCTTTGCCAGGAGCGGCTATGCCGGAGTAAGCATGCGCCAGATAGCCCGGGCAGTGGGCATTAAAGCGGCCTCACTGTACCACCATTTCCCGGACAAGCAGACGCTGTATGTCCAGGCCCTTGCCCAGGCATTTTCCAGGCGTACCGCTTTGTTGCATGACGCCCTGGCCCTGTCTGCCGATCCGGAAGAGCAGTTTCGCCGGCTGGTGCACAGCCTGTGCAGACTGGTGCATGACGATACTGATTTCAGCAGGCTCATTCAGCGAGAGATCATGGATGGCGACGAAAAGCGGCTGCAGCTGCTTGCAGACAACGTCTTTGGCAGTTTTTTTCAGGAAATGACCATACTTTGCCGTGCACTTGCCCCTGACCGGGATCCCCATCTGCTGGCCATTTCTATCCTTGGGCTGATCATTTATCATTTTCAGATCACGCCAATCCGGTCTTTTCTTCCAGGGTTTCAGGAATCCCATAACGACCCGGAAGCTGTTGCCAACCATGTTATTTCTCTGCTGAAAAATGGATAACTTTCCTGCACTGGCCGGAATTGCCGGCACGTCATTTATCCTGGCCCTGTCCGGGGCGCTGATGCCCGGACCGCTTTTCACCCTGACCGTGGCAGAAGCTGCCAGAAGGGGAACACGGGCCGGACCGATGATTATCACCGGTCATGGTCTTCTTGAGCTGCTGCTGGTCGTTGCCGTTATCAAGGGGCTGGGTCCGTTTCTCAAGGAGCCACCGGTTATTGGCACCATCGCCCTTCTCGGCGGGATTATCCTGCTTGTCATGGGGATAGACATGGCGCGCAAGGCTGGTTCGCTTTCCCTGGAGCAGGATACGGTGCAGAGCGATCAAACCCCTGCCCGCCATCCCATTGTGCTCGGATTTGTCGGCAGCCTTGCCAATCCGTACTGGATCATCTGGTGGGTGACCATAGGTCTTGGTTACCTGATCACAGCCAGTCACTTCGGCTGGCCGGGCCTTGTGACGTTTTTTCTTGGCCACATTGCTGCCGATTATGCCTGGTATATCCTTATAGCACTGAGCGTCAGCCGCGGCAGGGGCCTACTGTCTGACAATAGCTATCAGACAATGATACGCTGCTGCGGCATATTTCTCATTGGCTTTGGCACCTGGTTTTTCGGCACAGCTTTCAAGCATTTGTCAGGCAGTATTCTGTTACTGTAGCGAAATGATGGGGTACATCACCCGGAACACTTCTGCAAAACAGGCTTTGCCCGAAAAGGCTATTGAATAACCAAATCAGGAGAACAGGAGAAAATTATCTCGTGGATCTGCAAACTTTTTTCCAGAAAGATTCATTTGCCCGGTATGTCGGCATTGAACTCCTCGACGTTGCACCGGGCTACGCCCGGGTACAGCTCGATATCAGCAGCCATCATTTGAACGGTGTCAATATTGCCCATGGCGGCGCCATTTTCGCCTTGGCCGACTATGCCTTTGCCGTGGCTTCCAACTCCCATGGCACTGTAGCTCTCGGGATCAACGCGACCATCTCCTACCTGAAAGCCGCGGGAGAAGGGCTGTTGACTGCCGAGGCAAAAGAAATTTCAAGAAATCCAAAACTTGCCACATATCAGGTCAGCATAGCCGATGCCGATCGCAACCTTATCGCCGTTTTTCAAGGCACGGTATACCGGAAGAAAGATAAAATCGCCAACCGATAGAATACAGGTACGTCAAGCCCTCTACCCGTTCTGTTCATTTGCAGTTACCGGGAACGTGCTTACTCTATTTATGAAGGGCAGGGAGCAAGTCAAACCCACAGGGGAAAAGGTGCTGCCTTTTTGTCTGCCTGATCTGTCAGTCGGAAGATCTTAATGACCCGTTTACCGGAAGAAACGACCTGCGATGAAACGGATTATTAGCACAGAAAAGCGGCCCATCAAACTCTGGCTCGACGATGTTGAAGCCGGAACCATGGAGCAGGCGAAACATCTTGCCAACCTGGATTTTGTCCATGGACATATTGCGCTGATGCCGGATGCCCATCTTGGCTACGGCATGCCCATTGGCGGGGTTATGGCAACGACGGATGTGATCGTGCCCAATGCGGTGGGAGTTGACATCGGCTGCGGCATGTGCGCTCTCCAGACGTCCCTTACCAATATCGACACTGATCAGCTCAAGTCCATTATGGCCCTGATCCGGCAAACTGTCCCGGTGGGATTCAAACACCATAAAAAAAAACAGGACCCTGCCCTGATGCCGCCAACGCCAGGGAATGTTCCCCTGGAAGATCTCTATGTTGTTTCGCGGGAATACAACAATGCCCTGACGCAGCTGGGCACCCTGGGCGGCGGGAACCATTTTATCGAGATCCAGAGGGGCAGCGACGCTCAAATCTGGATCATGGTGCACAGCGGCAGCCGTAACCTGGGATACAAGGTGGCCAATTATTACAACAAGCTGGCAATTCAGCTCAACCATAAATGGGGCGCAGCGGTACCGCCGAAATGGCAGCTTGCCTTTCTGCCCCTGGACACCGAAGCTGGGCGAAAGTATCTTCTGGAGATGCAGTACTGCGTGGATTTTGCCCTAGCAAACCGCCAGGTAATCATGCAGAAAATAAAAGATGCCTTCACTATGGTGATTCCCGGAGTATTTTTCCCCAAGTTTATCAATATTGCCCATAATTATGCGGCAATGGAGACCCATTTCCACAAAAATGTTGTTGTCCATCGCAAGGGAGCGACCAGAGCCAGACCGGACGAACTGGGTATTATCCCCGGTTCTCAGGGAAGCCCCAGCTACATTGTTCGCGGCAAAGGAAACGAAGAAAGTTTTATGTCCTGTTCCCATGGCGCTGGCCGGAAAATGGGCCGTAAACAGGCAAAAAAACAGTTGGATTTACGTGCCGAGCAGAAACGACTCGAAGATCAGGGAATTATTCATGCCATTCGGCACCGGGGGGACCTCGATGAAG encodes:
- a CDS encoding PaaI family thioesterase — encoded protein: MDLQTFFQKDSFARYVGIELLDVAPGYARVQLDISSHHLNGVNIAHGGAIFALADYAFAVASNSHGTVALGINATISYLKAAGEGLLTAEAKEISRNPKLATYQVSIADADRNLIAVFQGTVYRKKDKIANR
- a CDS encoding LysE family transporter → MDNFPALAGIAGTSFILALSGALMPGPLFTLTVAEAARRGTRAGPMIITGHGLLELLLVVAVIKGLGPFLKEPPVIGTIALLGGIILLVMGIDMARKAGSLSLEQDTVQSDQTPARHPIVLGFVGSLANPYWIIWWVTIGLGYLITASHFGWPGLVTFFLGHIAADYAWYILIALSVSRGRGLLSDNSYQTMIRCCGIFLIGFGTWFFGTAFKHLSGSILLL
- a CDS encoding RtcB family protein; translated protein: MKRIISTEKRPIKLWLDDVEAGTMEQAKHLANLDFVHGHIALMPDAHLGYGMPIGGVMATTDVIVPNAVGVDIGCGMCALQTSLTNIDTDQLKSIMALIRQTVPVGFKHHKKKQDPALMPPTPGNVPLEDLYVVSREYNNALTQLGTLGGGNHFIEIQRGSDAQIWIMVHSGSRNLGYKVANYYNKLAIQLNHKWGAAVPPKWQLAFLPLDTEAGRKYLLEMQYCVDFALANRQVIMQKIKDAFTMVIPGVFFPKFINIAHNYAAMETHFHKNVVVHRKGATRARPDELGIIPGSQGSPSYIVRGKGNEESFMSCSHGAGRKMGRKQAKKQLDLRAEQKRLEDQGIIHAIRHRGDLDEAAGAYKDIDEVVENQLDLVEVVVALKPLAVIKG
- a CDS encoding efflux RND transporter permease subunit; its protein translation is MNLPELSIRRHVLATMLSAVIILFGLVSYNRIGVDEYPEIDFPMISITTTMIGADPDIIDTTVTNVIETAVNSTPGIEHITSRSAPGVSVVVIKFELSRDVDVAFNEVQAKVNQSLRDLPKEADPPVVAKVEVGAAPVMWLALLGDRTLQQLNQYARNTVKKQLESIDGVGEVRIGGKRDRTIRVNLHPEAMAGLSITIGDVIRAFQINHIQLPGGYLVGGMTEDLIKLNLEFHRVEDIGDLIIAYREGAAIRLDQIATITDGLEDKRKLAQFNDQPCVSLGIVKVTGSNTVAIVRAVKEKLDHEISPQLPPGLRIEIASDDSNFIEESVNALKEHIILGTLFAALVVFAFLQSFRSTLIISVAIPVSLLGAVMVMYFSGYTFNKMTLLALLLLIGVVVDDAIVVLENIFRIREENPAMDPHKAALIGTNQVAFAVLAATFSLACIFAPVIFMGGIIGRFFTAFAVVVTVGVLTSLFIAISLTPMLCSRFLRIATRRGRLHGLLESFFQTMERGYAATLRFALRFRWTVVLLTVVVVALLFPLFGKIGKSFMPNEDKGHFLITLKTPLGSSIEYTSDRLAEVEKVLQTHPHEIASYLSSIGTDATGQVSRGEISVRMNPRSERTLKQYEFIDILRKELAAIPGVLAFPAPVSVVGGMRGEPLQFNLTGPELGRVAELAHRLNRKLAADPDLGTIDLDLQLNLPQVKLVIDRTRAADLGLSALDVALAVNVLAGGYDVAKYNDEPGDGERYDIRLKTAAGTINTPQDLRRIYLRSRSGELVRLDTVAHLEKVVGPAVISRYDLQYAAEFFATPAVPLGTAVNKVKTAARDLLPLGYQIKMTGRAEEFGKTVHYISFTFLMAVILVYMVLASQFNSFIQPLIIMVAQPLAIVGGIGGLYLFHHGLNIFSMVGLVLLMGLVAKNSILLVDLTNQFRAEGKSILEALSTACPLRLRPVLMTSFTVILAMLPAALGYGAGADTNGPLAVAVIGGMLSSTMLTLVVVPAVYSLVENGLLRLRNRWTKQG
- the groES gene encoding co-chaperone GroES; translated protein: MKIRPLNDRILVKRLEGEEKTAGGIIIPDSAKEKPAEGEVIAVGPGKLGDNGERVAIDVKVGDRVLFSKYGGTDVKLDGEDYLILREDDILGVVEN
- a CDS encoding biotin/lipoyl-binding protein yields the protein MVTVAPVIRDTVVITEESMGWIEAETSPAVAAEVAGKIENIFADTGQTVQAGTLLASIDNTRQKLEIKALKAEIGRLKALITNQERTVKRYRNLLAKNSISRNRLITRRYNL
- a CDS encoding MFS transporter, which codes for MSDSSCFRLQLTVFALVSASFTNIYITQPVLPVLQTEFGADMVTVSFTVSAVILGIALSNLPFGILADRLPIKPIILTGGVLVALNGIICAITHNLWILIGARFLQGVFLPALTTCLAAYLAKTIPDSRLTVVMGSYVSATVLGGMGGRLLGGWIHPPLHWRYAFVSAAALILVATFTALRTLPATETGRGRQQETTGFAALLKRREILLIYFCASGSFAIFSSVFNYLPFRLSTEPFHFSTQSTTMLYLVYIMGIFMGPTAGKISNRFGSGNTLIAGSILLGISLLLILLPSVPAVVTALLGICAGFFTVHAAAVGSLNRKLTSGQGRANALYVLFYYMGGWLGITGAGFAYKHGGWSFVVYICLVLLLIPLSAGMGERKMNNAQEASAHTGCT
- a CDS encoding TetR/AcrR family transcriptional regulator; the protein is MSAGKQKTKAEILDIVIPLFARSGYAGVSMRQIARAVGIKAASLYHHFPDKQTLYVQALAQAFSRRTALLHDALALSADPEEQFRRLVHSLCRLVHDDTDFSRLIQREIMDGDEKRLQLLADNVFGSFFQEMTILCRALAPDRDPHLLAISILGLIIYHFQITPIRSFLPGFQESHNDPEAVANHVISLLKNG
- the groL gene encoding chaperonin GroEL (60 kDa chaperone family; promotes refolding of misfolded polypeptides especially under stressful conditions; forms two stacked rings of heptamers to form a barrel-shaped 14mer; ends can be capped by GroES; misfolded proteins enter the barrel where they are refolded when GroES binds), producing MAAKELKYSAKAREAMLAGVNTLADAVKVTLGPKGRNVLIEKSFGAPVITKDGVTVAKEIEIKDKFENMGAQMVKEVASKTSDVAGDGTTTATVLAQAIYKEGAKLVAAGSNPMEIKRGIDKAVDAVVAELANIAKPTKEQKEIAQVGTISANNDETIGNIIAEAMDKVGKEGVITVEEAKSMDTSLDVVEGMQFDRGYLSPYFVTDAERMEVNMEDPLILINEKKISNMKDLLPILESVAKMGKPLVIIAEDVDGEALATLVVNKLRGTLNVAAVKAPGFGDRRKAMLEDIAILTGGQVITEDLGIKLENATVNDLGSAKRVVIDKDNTTIVDGAGDKEKIEARVKQIRAQIEETTSDYDREKLQERLAKLIGGVAVINVGAATEVEMKEKKARVEDALNATRAAVEEGIVPGGGVAYLRCLKALEALELPAEQELGKKIIARALEEPVRQIAANAGQEGSVIVEKVKELDGPNGFNAATEEYTDLLEAGVIDPAKVTRTALQNAASVSGMLLTTECMIADEPEEEGAGGGGMPAGGMGGMGGMGGMM